One Clavibacter zhangzhiyongii genomic region harbors:
- a CDS encoding beta-N-acetylhexosaminidase: MTTPLAVIPAPVSLVPGSGSLLLDVRTRIQAPDELAATVAWLQFALRPATGFPFASTTEEASGAISLALDPDLAVGGHTLDATADGVRIRGGDEAAVFAACQTLLQLLPPQVFRRAPVAGVAWTVPAVAIQDAPRFGWRGAMLDVARHFLPKREVLRFIDLMAMHKLSTLHWHLTDDQGWRIEIRRYPRLTEVGSWRAETQVGAAEGSPGDGRPHGGWYTQDDIREVVAYAAARHIDVVPEIDVPGHSLAAIAAYPELGVGSADQPRAVHTRWGIIHDVLNMEESTLDFYRGVLDEVMELFPSRYVGIGGDECPRDQWAEDPRTQEIMRERGFTDELELQSWFIGGLDAHIAAAGRTMYGWDEILEGEVSSSAVVASWRGMTGAVTAARRGHDVVACPDDQVYLDYRQSDGPDEPIPVSIPLTLEDVLAFEPVPDALTPEEAEHVLGGQANIWTEHMDSPRTVDYLVFPRLAALAEAVWSPRPAGGVRDVADFHARLAVHLERLDAVGVEYRRASGPMPWQTRPGIVGRPATREERQAYIDGIVASIAS, encoded by the coding sequence ATGACCACCCCCCTCGCCGTGATCCCCGCGCCCGTCTCGCTCGTGCCGGGGTCGGGCTCCCTCCTCCTCGACGTCCGCACCCGCATCCAGGCGCCCGACGAGCTCGCCGCCACCGTCGCCTGGCTGCAGTTTGCGCTCCGGCCCGCGACCGGGTTCCCGTTCGCCTCGACCACCGAGGAGGCATCCGGCGCCATCTCCCTCGCGCTCGACCCCGACCTCGCGGTGGGCGGCCACACGCTCGACGCGACGGCCGACGGCGTGCGGATCCGCGGCGGTGACGAGGCGGCCGTCTTCGCGGCCTGCCAGACGCTCCTGCAGCTGCTGCCGCCGCAGGTGTTCCGCCGCGCGCCCGTCGCGGGCGTCGCGTGGACCGTGCCCGCCGTCGCGATCCAGGACGCCCCGAGGTTCGGCTGGCGCGGCGCCATGCTCGACGTGGCCCGCCACTTCCTGCCCAAGCGCGAGGTGCTGCGCTTCATCGACCTCATGGCGATGCACAAGCTGAGCACGCTGCACTGGCACCTGACGGACGACCAGGGGTGGCGGATCGAGATCCGCCGCTACCCGCGGCTCACGGAGGTGGGCTCATGGCGCGCCGAGACCCAGGTCGGCGCCGCCGAGGGGTCGCCCGGCGACGGCCGCCCGCACGGCGGCTGGTACACGCAGGACGACATCCGCGAGGTCGTGGCCTACGCGGCCGCGCGCCACATCGACGTGGTGCCGGAGATCGACGTGCCCGGCCACTCGCTCGCGGCCATCGCGGCGTACCCGGAGCTCGGCGTCGGGAGCGCGGACCAGCCGCGGGCCGTGCACACGCGCTGGGGCATCATCCACGACGTCCTCAACATGGAGGAGTCGACGCTGGACTTCTACCGGGGCGTGCTCGACGAGGTGATGGAGCTGTTCCCGTCGCGCTACGTCGGCATCGGCGGCGACGAGTGCCCGCGCGACCAGTGGGCGGAGGACCCGCGCACGCAGGAGATCATGCGCGAGCGCGGCTTCACCGACGAGCTGGAGCTGCAGAGCTGGTTCATCGGCGGGCTCGACGCGCACATCGCGGCGGCCGGCCGCACCATGTACGGCTGGGACGAGATCCTCGAGGGCGAGGTCTCCTCCTCCGCGGTCGTCGCGTCGTGGCGGGGGATGACCGGCGCGGTCACCGCCGCGCGCCGCGGCCACGACGTGGTCGCCTGCCCCGACGACCAGGTCTACCTCGACTACCGGCAGTCCGACGGGCCCGACGAGCCGATCCCCGTCTCCATCCCGCTGACCCTCGAGGACGTGCTCGCGTTCGAGCCCGTGCCCGACGCGCTCACCCCGGAGGAGGCGGAGCACGTGCTCGGCGGCCAGGCGAACATCTGGACCGAGCACATGGACTCGCCGCGCACCGTCGACTACCTCGTCTTCCCGCGGCTGGCGGCGCTCGCCGAGGCGGTGTGGTCGCCGCGGCCCGCGGGCGGCGTGCGCGACGTGGCGGACTTCCACGCGCGGCTCGCCGTGCACCTCGAGCGGCTCGACGCCGTCGGGGTGGAGTACCGGCGCGCATCCGGGCCGATGCCGTGGCAGACGCGGCCCGGGATCGTGGGGCGAC
- a CDS encoding carbohydrate ABC transporter permease → MTTTAPAGTGAVAPETEEEARAVVAGGGRERRSAARSSRRRRRRPWLGNSIAAVFCVVWIFPVYWMVNTAFKPRSESMSRTPGFVPEDPTLANFVAAFTNGDFLLYLRNSTVVVAGAVVLSIVLGLLAAAALSRFSFRGRRPIMVAILVVQMLPATALLIPQFLIFTQIGLIGTYAGLVLAYVGAVLPFTIWVMRGFFLAIPVELEEAARIDGCSTWQVLTRILFPLVMPGIIASSVFAFIAAWNDYIVANTFMQDQSHYTLPVWLASFTTQTTGTDFGAQMAASVLFSLPVVVFFMIIQRNLVSGMSAGAVKG, encoded by the coding sequence GTGACCACGACAGCACCCGCGGGCACCGGCGCCGTGGCGCCCGAGACCGAGGAGGAGGCCCGGGCCGTCGTCGCGGGCGGGGGCCGGGAGCGCCGGAGCGCCGCCCGCTCCTCCCGGAGGCGCCGCCGCCGCCCGTGGCTCGGGAACTCCATCGCCGCGGTCTTCTGCGTCGTGTGGATCTTCCCCGTCTACTGGATGGTGAACACCGCCTTCAAGCCGCGCTCCGAGTCGATGAGCCGGACGCCGGGGTTCGTCCCCGAGGATCCGACGCTCGCGAACTTCGTGGCCGCGTTCACCAACGGCGACTTCCTGCTCTACCTGCGGAACTCGACCGTCGTGGTGGCGGGCGCGGTCGTGCTCTCCATCGTGCTGGGGCTGCTGGCGGCCGCCGCGCTCTCCCGCTTCTCGTTCCGCGGGCGCCGGCCGATCATGGTGGCGATCCTCGTGGTGCAGATGCTGCCCGCGACCGCGCTGCTCATCCCGCAGTTCCTGATCTTCACGCAGATCGGGCTCATCGGCACCTACGCCGGCCTCGTGCTCGCCTACGTGGGGGCGGTGCTGCCCTTCACCATCTGGGTGATGCGCGGCTTCTTCCTCGCGATCCCCGTGGAGCTGGAGGAGGCCGCCCGCATCGACGGGTGCTCGACCTGGCAGGTGCTCACGCGGATCCTGTTCCCGCTCGTGATGCCCGGCATCATCGCGTCGAGCGTGTTCGCGTTCATCGCGGCGTGGAACGACTACATCGTCGCCAACACGTTCATGCAGGACCAGTCGCACTACACGCTGCCCGTGTGGCTGGCGTCGTTCACCACACAGACCACCGGCACCGACTTCGGTGCCCAGATGGCCGCATCCGTGCTGTTCTCGCTGCCGGTCGTGGTCTTCTTCATGATCATCCAACGCAACCTGGTGTCCGGCATGTCCGCCGGCGCCGTGAAGGGCTGA
- a CDS encoding carbohydrate ABC transporter permease: MALTGTRPPKPRGSVGSPGRPSPRRGSSAPAWLLSPAGLVLLVVLVAPIVYLVITSTTDSDQRTLYTGAYESVGLGNYVELVQEPAFWAALVRTILFTAAMVIGSVVIGTGVSHLMTRISTPFRYAVTIVLIFAWAMPNVASSLVWKWLFQPGYGVVNWMLTQLGVFGDMTDVDWSNDAFLAYTSIWMLIVWQAVPFIALTLYAAETQIPPELKEAVRLDGASELAVYRTITLPFLKPTLLLVTILSVIWDYNVFNQIWLVSQGGPDDATSTLGVFTYTTAFVGFELGQGAAISVVTTLLLLVLTAFYIRNLIRSGEDL; encoded by the coding sequence GTGGCCCTCACCGGCACGCGCCCGCCGAAGCCCCGCGGATCCGTCGGATCCCCGGGCCGCCCGTCCCCGCGACGCGGCAGCTCCGCCCCCGCCTGGCTCCTCTCGCCGGCCGGCCTCGTGCTGCTGGTCGTGCTCGTCGCGCCCATCGTCTACCTCGTCATCACCTCGACGACCGACTCCGACCAGCGCACCCTCTACACGGGCGCGTACGAGAGCGTGGGGCTCGGCAACTACGTCGAGCTCGTGCAGGAGCCGGCGTTCTGGGCGGCGCTCGTGCGCACGATCCTCTTCACGGCCGCCATGGTGATCGGCAGCGTGGTCATCGGCACGGGCGTCTCGCACCTCATGACCCGGATCAGCACGCCGTTCCGCTACGCCGTCACCATCGTGCTCATCTTCGCGTGGGCCATGCCGAACGTCGCCTCCTCGCTCGTGTGGAAGTGGCTGTTCCAGCCGGGCTACGGCGTCGTCAACTGGATGCTCACGCAGCTCGGGGTCTTCGGCGACATGACCGACGTCGACTGGTCGAACGACGCGTTCCTCGCCTACACGTCCATCTGGATGCTCATCGTCTGGCAGGCCGTGCCGTTCATCGCGCTGACGCTCTACGCCGCGGAGACGCAGATCCCGCCGGAGCTGAAGGAGGCCGTGCGCCTCGACGGCGCCTCGGAGCTCGCGGTGTACCGCACCATCACGCTGCCGTTCCTCAAGCCCACGCTGCTGCTCGTGACGATCCTCTCGGTGATCTGGGACTACAACGTCTTCAACCAGATCTGGCTCGTCTCGCAGGGCGGTCCCGACGACGCGACCTCGACGCTCGGCGTCTTCACCTACACGACCGCGTTCGTCGGCTTCGAGCTCGGGCAGGGCGCGGCGATCTCGGTCGTCACCACGCTGCTCCTGCTGGTGCTCACGGCGTTCTACATCCGCAACCTCATCCGATCGGGAGAAGACCTGTGA
- a CDS encoding extracellular solute-binding protein — translation MRLTAGLGLAAVLALTACSSGGTTAAGDGSAQEIAATKGDGKTLNVWVMTGDYTDETMKAINDEFTAQTGAEVKVQTQQWDGITTKVATALSTSTPPDVLDIGNTQVASYAANGGLLDLTSYRDDLAQGQTWLEGLEAPATVDGKLYAVPGFAGARAVIYNKTMWADAGVTEAPTTYEELTAALEKVAAANSSTDGFSPFYMPGQYWFAGMQFVWDAGGEIATEDDGTWTPAFGDAKAQQGLADFQEFQNAYSTAASRTLDTTAPDQTQVFADGTTSAILASNGYIDMIKKANPELTDDDLGSFPLPGKSGETQPVMLGGSDWGIAAKSKNAELALQWAKIAASPDIQSEWVFGNDTWIPNSTEAVEAASSSLSPLDKGFFDAALRSNATPASGAWADLEGDKSINQLFASIASGTKTPEAAAADFDSAADEKLNSK, via the coding sequence ATGAGACTGACGGCCGGCCTCGGCCTCGCCGCCGTCCTCGCCCTCACCGCCTGCTCGAGCGGCGGCACGACCGCGGCCGGCGACGGATCCGCCCAGGAGATCGCCGCCACGAAGGGCGACGGCAAGACCCTGAACGTCTGGGTCATGACCGGCGACTACACCGACGAGACGATGAAGGCGATCAACGACGAGTTCACGGCGCAGACCGGCGCGGAGGTGAAGGTGCAGACCCAGCAGTGGGACGGCATCACCACCAAGGTCGCCACCGCGCTGTCGACCTCGACCCCGCCGGACGTGCTCGACATCGGCAACACGCAGGTCGCGAGCTACGCCGCGAACGGCGGGCTGCTCGACCTCACGTCGTACCGCGACGACCTCGCGCAGGGCCAGACGTGGCTCGAGGGCCTCGAGGCCCCGGCCACCGTCGACGGCAAGCTGTACGCCGTGCCCGGCTTCGCGGGCGCCCGCGCCGTGATCTACAACAAGACCATGTGGGCGGACGCCGGCGTCACCGAGGCGCCGACCACCTACGAGGAGCTCACGGCGGCGCTCGAGAAGGTGGCCGCCGCCAACTCCTCCACCGACGGCTTCTCGCCCTTCTACATGCCGGGCCAGTACTGGTTCGCGGGCATGCAGTTCGTGTGGGACGCGGGCGGCGAGATCGCCACCGAGGACGACGGCACGTGGACGCCGGCCTTCGGCGACGCGAAGGCGCAGCAGGGCCTCGCCGACTTCCAGGAGTTCCAGAACGCGTACTCCACGGCGGCGTCGCGCACGCTCGACACCACGGCGCCCGACCAGACGCAGGTCTTCGCGGACGGCACCACCAGCGCGATCCTCGCGTCGAACGGCTACATCGACATGATCAAGAAGGCCAACCCGGAGCTGACCGACGACGACCTGGGCAGCTTCCCGCTGCCGGGCAAGTCGGGTGAGACGCAGCCGGTGATGCTGGGCGGATCCGACTGGGGCATCGCCGCCAAGTCGAAGAACGCGGAGCTCGCGCTCCAGTGGGCGAAGATCGCCGCCAGCCCCGACATCCAGTCGGAGTGGGTCTTCGGCAACGACACGTGGATCCCGAACAGCACCGAGGCCGTCGAGGCCGCGTCGAGCTCGCTGTCGCCGCTCGACAAGGGCTTCTTCGACGCCGCGCTCCGTTCGAACGCCACCCCCGCGAGCGGGGCCTGGGCCGACCTCGAGGGCGACAAGAGCATCAACCAGCTGTTCGCCTCCATCGCCTCCGGCACGAAGACCCCCGAGGCCGCGGCCGCGGACTTCGACTCCGCCGCCGACGAGAAGCTCAACTCCAAGTGA
- a CDS encoding ROK family transcriptional regulator, which translates to MPTELAPAASGPAGTRTRRAVSKSLPQHNRVHNRSMMLQALFHRGAMSRADLARESGLTRPTVSVLVSELAADGIVAEVGQREDARVGKPAQLVEIDADSFHIVALDLSNGRRFVGAVMNLRGEVLAESSLEVDGATGDAAVAKVVRLSERLVAQTPRRLLGIAVGVPGIVDDQGVVRAALDLEWSDVPLRARLADHFRVPVRIANDANLSAVGMHMFSEVPGQSVMVVTIEDGVGVGLVIGGALVQGEQFAAGEIGHVTVGDPDAGEACTCGRSGCLETVIGARYLARRIEGLADDARDAALRDAGSALGVVIAPVISALNLNHVVVTGPRELIEGPLRDATLATIRARTLASVGDALSLRMSDDDADLVLLGGASLMLQAELGVY; encoded by the coding sequence ATGCCCACCGAACTGGCCCCGGCCGCCTCCGGCCCCGCCGGCACCCGCACCCGCCGCGCCGTCTCGAAGTCGCTGCCGCAGCACAACCGGGTGCACAACCGCTCGATGATGCTGCAGGCGCTGTTCCACCGCGGCGCCATGAGCCGCGCCGACCTCGCCCGCGAGTCCGGCCTGACGCGCCCCACCGTCTCGGTGCTCGTCAGCGAGCTCGCGGCCGACGGGATCGTCGCCGAGGTCGGGCAGCGCGAGGACGCCCGCGTCGGCAAGCCGGCTCAGCTCGTCGAGATCGACGCCGACTCCTTCCACATCGTCGCCCTCGACCTCTCCAACGGCCGCCGCTTCGTCGGGGCGGTGATGAACCTCCGCGGCGAGGTGCTCGCCGAGTCGTCCCTCGAGGTCGACGGCGCCACCGGCGACGCGGCCGTCGCCAAGGTCGTGCGCCTCAGCGAGCGCCTCGTGGCGCAGACGCCCCGCCGCCTCCTCGGCATCGCGGTCGGGGTGCCCGGCATCGTCGACGACCAGGGCGTCGTGCGCGCGGCCCTCGACCTCGAGTGGTCCGACGTGCCGCTCCGGGCGCGCCTCGCCGACCACTTCCGCGTGCCCGTGCGCATCGCCAACGACGCGAACCTGTCCGCCGTCGGGATGCACATGTTCAGCGAGGTGCCCGGGCAGAGCGTCATGGTCGTCACCATCGAGGACGGCGTGGGCGTCGGCCTCGTGATCGGCGGCGCGCTCGTGCAGGGCGAGCAGTTCGCGGCGGGGGAGATCGGCCACGTCACGGTCGGGGATCCCGACGCCGGCGAGGCCTGCACCTGCGGCCGCTCCGGCTGCCTCGAGACGGTGATCGGCGCCCGCTACCTCGCCCGGCGCATCGAGGGCCTCGCGGACGACGCGCGCGACGCGGCCCTCCGCGACGCCGGATCCGCGCTCGGCGTCGTCATCGCGCCCGTGATCAGCGCCCTCAACCTCAACCACGTCGTCGTCACCGGCCCCCGCGAGCTCATCGAGGGGCCCCTCCGCGACGCGACCCTCGCCACCATCCGCGCCCGCACGCTCGCCAGCGTCGGCGACGCGCTCTCCCTCCGGATGAGCGACGACGACGCCGACCTCGTGCTCCTCGGCGGCGCCTCGCTCATGCTCCAGGCCGAGCTCGGCGTCTACTGA
- a CDS encoding ROK family protein, which translates to MRIGLDIGGTKIEAVAVDGDDLVVSALRRPAGHGGVEVLDNAVRAVEELVARLGEPVVASVGVGIPGMVDPATGTVQHAVNLGIDGFPFGPGLETRLGVPVALENDVNAAAVGVSQLLGLRGSLAYLNVGTGLAAGLVTDGVLLRGARGGAGEIGHVPVDPAGLPCPCGQRGCLETTASGAGVARQWSGTGAHAAVEVFRAAERGDPLARDIRLRLAEGIAAAVRILVLTNDVDAVVVGGGVSRLGAPLLDDVLGVLARQAATSPFLASLGIPDRVRLLPPELPAASVGAALLRPAHELDRPLPR; encoded by the coding sequence GTGCGCATCGGGCTGGACATCGGCGGCACGAAGATCGAGGCGGTCGCCGTCGACGGCGACGACCTCGTGGTCTCCGCCCTCCGCCGCCCCGCCGGCCACGGCGGCGTCGAGGTCCTCGACAACGCCGTGCGCGCGGTCGAGGAGCTGGTCGCGCGCCTCGGCGAGCCCGTCGTCGCGTCCGTCGGCGTCGGCATCCCCGGCATGGTGGATCCCGCGACCGGCACCGTGCAGCACGCCGTCAACCTCGGCATCGACGGCTTCCCGTTCGGACCCGGCCTCGAGACGCGCCTCGGCGTCCCCGTCGCCCTCGAGAACGACGTGAACGCCGCGGCCGTCGGCGTCTCCCAGCTGCTCGGCCTGCGTGGATCCCTCGCCTACCTCAACGTCGGCACCGGCCTCGCGGCCGGCCTCGTCACCGACGGGGTCCTCCTCCGCGGGGCGCGCGGCGGCGCGGGCGAGATCGGGCACGTGCCCGTGGATCCCGCCGGCCTCCCCTGCCCCTGCGGCCAGCGCGGCTGCCTCGAGACGACGGCGTCCGGCGCGGGCGTCGCCCGGCAGTGGAGCGGCACCGGCGCGCACGCGGCGGTCGAGGTCTTCCGCGCGGCCGAGCGGGGCGACCCGCTGGCCCGGGACATCCGGCTGCGGCTCGCGGAGGGCATCGCCGCGGCGGTCCGGATCCTCGTGCTCACCAACGACGTCGACGCCGTGGTCGTCGGCGGCGGCGTCAGCCGGCTCGGCGCGCCCCTGCTCGACGACGTGCTCGGCGTGCTCGCCCGGCAGGCCGCGACCTCCCCGTTCCTCGCGAGCCTCGGCATCCCCGACCGCGTCCGCCTCCTCCCGCCCGAGCTGCCCGCGGCCTCCGTGGGCGCCGCGCTCCTGCGTCCCGCCCACGAGCTGGACCGCCCGCTGCCCCGCTGA
- a CDS encoding S9 family peptidase: MPDTRSPFSDLDDLIAVPRLGGLVLSPDGRRAVLTVTTLDAARTGYRHALWVVPAAGGGVPQRLTRSAKSEAGAAFTATGDLLFVSSRPDADDAEAKDAAQLWILPAAGGEARALTRLVGGVDGIAAVARDAATVVLQAPLLPGSASLEADAVARKARADLKVNAILHESYPVRYWDHDLGPDEPHLLALDLRDAFAEEPARPTATDAAAALAAEAEGEDGGSAASAPGATAQPYPASLPRPHDLTPRPGRTLEHATAAISPDGRTLVVALGVKERRGSRQALVSIDVATGERTTLLDVPGVDLESPVVSPDGALLAYVRTDRATPAAPTQQEIWVSALDGSDARRVAADWDRWPTSLQFDVDSQALVVTADQDGRGPVFRIGLDGAVTQLTTDDHSYTDVRVDRESGDVLALRSSWMAPAHPVRVSAADGSVTELATPAPIPPTTGTMTEVETTAADGARVRGWLVLPDGASAEAPAPLLLWIHGGPLNSWNAWSWRWTPQVMVARGYAVLLPDPALSTGYGLDFIARGWDAWGEAPYTDLMSITDAVEAREDVDASRTAAMGGSFGGYMANWVAGHTDRFRAIVSHASLWALDQFGPTTDSSQYWQSIFSAEGLDRNSPHHSVRDIVTPMLVIHGDRDYRVPIGESLRLWSELAEHHAADDGTTPHRFLVFPDENHWILKPQQSVVWYRTVLAFLDQHVHGKDWVRPEALG; this comes from the coding sequence ATGCCCGACACCCGCAGCCCCTTCTCCGACCTCGACGACCTCATCGCCGTCCCGCGCCTCGGCGGCCTCGTGCTCTCGCCCGACGGACGCCGCGCGGTGCTCACCGTCACCACCCTCGACGCCGCCCGGACCGGCTACCGGCACGCCCTCTGGGTGGTGCCCGCGGCGGGCGGCGGCGTGCCGCAGCGCCTCACCCGCTCCGCGAAGAGCGAGGCGGGCGCGGCCTTCACCGCCACCGGCGACCTCCTCTTCGTCTCCTCCCGCCCCGACGCGGACGACGCGGAGGCGAAGGACGCGGCCCAGCTCTGGATCCTGCCGGCCGCGGGCGGCGAGGCCCGCGCCCTCACCCGGCTGGTCGGCGGCGTGGACGGCATCGCGGCCGTGGCGCGCGACGCCGCGACGGTGGTGCTGCAGGCGCCGCTGCTCCCCGGATCCGCCTCGCTCGAGGCCGACGCCGTGGCCAGGAAGGCCCGCGCCGACCTCAAGGTGAACGCGATCCTGCACGAGAGCTACCCGGTCCGCTACTGGGACCACGACCTCGGCCCCGACGAGCCGCACCTGCTCGCGCTCGACCTCCGCGACGCGTTCGCGGAGGAGCCCGCCCGGCCCACCGCCACGGACGCGGCCGCCGCGCTCGCCGCCGAGGCCGAGGGGGAGGACGGCGGATCCGCGGCGTCGGCGCCCGGCGCGACCGCGCAGCCGTACCCCGCGTCGCTCCCGCGCCCGCACGACCTCACGCCGCGTCCCGGGCGCACGCTCGAGCACGCCACCGCCGCGATCAGCCCCGACGGCCGCACGCTCGTCGTCGCCCTCGGCGTGAAGGAGCGCCGCGGCTCCCGCCAGGCGCTCGTGTCCATCGACGTCGCCACGGGGGAGCGCACGACGCTCCTCGACGTGCCCGGCGTCGACCTCGAGTCGCCCGTCGTCAGCCCCGACGGCGCCCTCCTCGCCTACGTGCGCACCGACCGCGCGACGCCCGCCGCGCCGACGCAGCAGGAGATCTGGGTGTCGGCGCTCGACGGATCCGACGCCCGCCGCGTCGCCGCCGACTGGGACCGCTGGCCGACGTCGCTGCAGTTCGACGTCGACTCGCAGGCGCTCGTGGTCACGGCCGACCAGGACGGCCGCGGGCCTGTCTTCCGCATCGGCCTCGACGGCGCCGTCACGCAGCTCACGACCGACGACCACTCGTACACCGACGTGCGCGTCGACCGGGAGTCGGGCGACGTGCTCGCCCTCCGCTCCTCGTGGATGGCCCCCGCGCACCCCGTGCGCGTGTCGGCGGCCGACGGATCCGTCACCGAGCTCGCGACGCCCGCGCCCATCCCGCCGACGACCGGCACCATGACCGAGGTCGAGACGACCGCCGCCGACGGCGCCCGCGTGCGCGGCTGGCTCGTGCTGCCCGACGGCGCGTCGGCGGAGGCGCCCGCGCCGCTGCTGCTGTGGATCCACGGCGGCCCGCTCAACAGCTGGAACGCCTGGAGCTGGCGCTGGACGCCGCAGGTGATGGTGGCCCGCGGCTACGCGGTGCTGCTGCCGGATCCCGCGCTCAGCACCGGCTACGGCCTCGACTTCATCGCGCGCGGCTGGGACGCGTGGGGCGAGGCGCCCTACACCGACCTCATGTCGATCACCGACGCCGTCGAGGCGCGCGAGGACGTCGACGCGTCGCGCACCGCAGCGATGGGCGGCTCGTTCGGCGGCTACATGGCCAACTGGGTCGCCGGCCACACCGACCGGTTCCGCGCGATCGTCAGCCACGCGAGCCTGTGGGCGCTCGACCAGTTCGGGCCGACGACCGACTCCTCGCAGTACTGGCAGAGCATCTTCTCCGCCGAGGGGCTCGACCGGAACTCGCCGCACCACTCCGTGCGCGACATCGTGACGCCCATGCTCGTGATCCACGGCGACCGCGACTACCGCGTGCCGATCGGCGAGAGCCTGCGCCTCTGGTCGGAGCTGGCCGAGCACCACGCCGCCGACGACGGCACGACGCCGCACCGGTTCCTCGTCTTCCCGGACGAGAACCACTGGATCCTGAAGCCGCAGCAGTCGGTGGTCTGGTACCGCACGGTGCTCGCGTTCCTCGACCAGCACGTGCACGGGAAGGACTGGGTGCGGCCCGAGGCGCTCGGCTAG
- a CDS encoding TetR/AcrR family transcriptional regulator: MSRRLIAEAALEVGLSTLTLTSLAHRLGVDHSTLYRHVASREDIVLLACDTAIARMDWPRVPDLTADELVAPDGLAWRRYLEQAVERVWDMYDRHPGLASAIHHLDTAPDQAILRFTGAIRDLTRMGFPEAEAVLVLDVVLDIAVESYVGWERVLALGPADVVRPASSAPLDDAAMPAAVGRGLLAIAADERAVDADAAAAVAATHAARRSAPAHSSGTPDPLHAREEEAQRAALRSVDRVTARFAGEVSTGSAATPRDWWRRKLGVVLDGVGRLRVPASPRDER; the protein is encoded by the coding sequence GTGTCACGGAGGCTCATCGCGGAGGCCGCCCTCGAGGTCGGCCTCAGCACCCTCACCCTCACCTCCCTCGCGCATCGCCTCGGCGTCGACCACTCGACGCTGTACCGGCACGTCGCCAGCCGCGAGGACATCGTGCTGCTCGCCTGCGACACCGCGATCGCCCGCATGGACTGGCCCCGGGTGCCCGACCTCACCGCCGACGAGCTCGTCGCGCCGGACGGGCTCGCGTGGCGCCGCTACCTGGAGCAGGCCGTCGAGCGCGTCTGGGACATGTACGACCGGCACCCCGGCCTCGCGAGCGCCATCCACCACCTCGACACCGCGCCCGACCAGGCCATCCTCCGCTTCACCGGCGCGATCCGCGACCTCACCCGCATGGGCTTCCCCGAGGCGGAGGCCGTCCTGGTGCTCGACGTCGTGCTCGACATCGCGGTGGAGTCGTACGTCGGCTGGGAGCGCGTCCTCGCCCTCGGCCCCGCGGACGTCGTGCGCCCCGCGTCCTCCGCGCCCCTCGACGACGCGGCGATGCCCGCCGCCGTGGGTCGCGGGCTGCTCGCCATCGCCGCCGACGAGCGCGCCGTCGACGCGGACGCCGCCGCTGCGGTGGCCGCCACGCACGCCGCGCGCCGCAGCGCCCCCGCGCACTCGTCCGGCACGCCCGACCCCCTGCACGCCCGCGAGGAGGAGGCGCAGCGCGCCGCGCTCCGCTCCGTGGACCGCGTGACCGCGCGCTTCGCGGGCGAGGTGTCGACGGGATCCGCCGCGACGCCGCGCGACTGGTGGCGCCGCAAGCTCGGCGTGGTGCTCGACGGCGTGGGCCGGCTGCGCGTGCCGGCGTCGCCCCGCGACGAGCGCTAG
- a CDS encoding GDSL-type esterase/lipase family protein, translated as MAPRIRTIALLGDSLTGDGGWDRLVPGPDAEEGATAGVLDLGRAGQTADDVLALLPEAVAADPSTVVLSCGTHDLGAARRGPEQTVRTLETVLAHLRRDLPTARIVLLSVPPRGREHAERIRVVNVHLRQFAPVVRAEYVDLWPALGFGDGELDPTLTDDRLHLNDDGAAAVRAVLAPVLAAHAAGAEDPAGS; from the coding sequence ATGGCTCCGCGCATCCGCACGATCGCCCTCCTGGGCGACAGCCTCACGGGGGACGGCGGCTGGGATCGGCTCGTCCCCGGCCCGGACGCGGAGGAGGGCGCGACCGCCGGCGTCCTCGACCTCGGCCGTGCCGGCCAGACCGCCGACGACGTGCTCGCCCTCCTGCCGGAGGCGGTGGCCGCGGATCCGTCGACGGTCGTCCTCTCCTGCGGCACCCACGACCTCGGGGCCGCCCGCCGCGGGCCCGAGCAGACGGTCCGCACGCTCGAGACCGTCCTCGCGCACCTGCGTCGCGACCTGCCGACCGCGCGCATCGTCCTGCTCTCGGTGCCGCCGCGCGGGCGGGAGCACGCCGAGCGGATCCGCGTCGTGAACGTGCACCTGCGCCAGTTCGCGCCCGTCGTCCGGGCGGAGTACGTGGACCTCTGGCCCGCCCTCGGCTTCGGCGACGGCGAGCTCGACCCGACCCTCACCGACGACCGGCTGCACCTCAACGACGACGGGGCGGCCGCCGTCCGCGCCGTGCTGGCGCCCGTGCTCGCGGCGCACGCGGCCGGCGCCGAGGATCCGGCCGGCTCCTAG